A portion of the Canis lupus baileyi chromosome 6, mCanLup2.hap1, whole genome shotgun sequence genome contains these proteins:
- the GPR37L1 gene encoding G-protein coupled receptor 37-like 1 translates to MQWPWPLTVSLAVVLAAGPSRVWGGAAPHSGRHGAEAQGQQSRPRRGTEDEEAKGVQQYVPEDWAEYPRPIHPADLQPTKPLTATSPDPDKDRGAPGRGPEPRGNLTGTPGQRLQIQNPLYPVTESSYGAYAIMLLALVVFAVGIVGNLSVMCIVWHSYYLKSAWNSILASLALWDFLVLFFCLPVVIFNEITKQRLLGDVSCRAVPFMEVSSLGVTTFSLCALGIDRFHVATSTLPKARPIERCQSILAKLAVIWVGSMILAVPELLLWQLWQEPAAGGTADSCIMKPSASLPESLYSLVMTYQNARMWWYFGCYFCLPILFTVTCQLVTWRVRGPPGRKAECRPGKHEQCESQLNGTVVGLTVVYALCTLPENVCNIVVAYLSTELTRQTLGLLGLINQFSTFVKGAVTPVLLLCICRPLGRAFLGCCCCCCGACGGPDAPGGGSDSKPKTEMPSSIYFHKPRESPPLLPLGTPC, encoded by the exons ATGCAGTGGCCGTGGCCGCTGACCGTCTCTCTTGCCGTGGTCTTGGCTGCGGGGCCGAGCAGAGTGTGGGGGGGTGCGGCCCCGCACTCAGGCAGGCACGGggctgaggcccaggggcagCAGAGCCGGCCCAGAAGAGGCACTGAGGACGAGGAGGCCAAGGGGGTGCAGCAGTATGTGCCCGAGGACTGGGCCGAGTACCCCCGGCCCATCCACCCGGCTGACCTGCAGCCCACCAAGCCCCTGACGGCCACCAGTCCCGACCCAGACAAGGACAGGGGCGCCCCGGGCCGCGGCCCGGAGCCTCGGGGCAATCTGACGGGGACGCCGGGCCAGAGGCTGCAGATCCAGAACCCCCTGTACCCGGTGACCGAGAGCTCATACGGTGCGTATGCCATCATGCTCCTGGCCCTGGTGGTGTTTGCTGTGGGCATCGTGGGGAACCTGTCGGTCATGTGCATCGTGTGGCACAGCTACTACCTGAAGAGTGCCTGGAACTCCATCCTGGCGAGCCTTGCCCTCTGGGATTTTCTGGTCCTCTTTTTCTGCCTCCCCGTGGTCATCTTCAATGAGATCACCAAGCAGAGGTTGCTGGGCGACGTTTCCTGCCGGGCCGTGCCCTTCATGGAG GTCTCCTCTCTGGGGGTCACCACCTTCAGCCTCTGCGCCCTAGGCATCGACCGCTTCCACGTGGCCACCAGCACCCTGCCCAAGGCGCGGCCCATTGAGCGCTGCCAATCCATCCTGGCCAAGCTGGCCGTCATCTGGGTGGGCTCCATGATCCTGGCGGTGCCCGAGCTCCTGCTGTGGCAGCTGTGGCAGGAGCCGGCCGCCGGGGGCACCGCGGACTCCTGCATCATGAAACCCTCGGCCAGCCTGCCCGAGTCCCTGTACTCGCTGGTGATGACCTACCAGAACGCCCGCATGTGGTGGTACTTTGGCTGCTACTTCTGCCTCCCCATCCTCTTCACCGTCACCTGCCAGCTGGTGACGTGGCGGGTGCGGGGCCCGCCGGGCCGGAAGGCCGAGTGCCGGCCGGGCAAGCATGAGCAGTGCGAGAGCCAGCTCAACGGCACAGTGGTGGGCCTGACGGTGGTCTACGCCCTGTGCACGCTCCCCGAGAACGTCTGCAACATCGTGGTGGCCTACCTCTCCACGGAGCTCACGCGCCAGACCctgggcctcctgggcctcaTCAACCAGTTCTCCACCTTCGTCAAGGGAGCCGTCACGCCCGTGCTGCTCCTGTGCATCTGCAGGCCGCTGGGCCGGGCCTTcctgggctgctgctgctgctgctgcggggCGTGCGGCGGCCCCGACGCCCCGGGCGGCGGCTCGGACAGCAAGCCCAAGACCGAGATGCCCTCCTCCATCTACTTCCACAAGCCCAGGGAGTCGCCCCCGCTCCTGCCCCTGGGCACACCTTGCTGA